A stretch of the Taeniopygia guttata chromosome 3, bTaeGut7.mat, whole genome shotgun sequence genome encodes the following:
- the LOC100230549 gene encoding prolyl-tRNA synthetase associated domain-containing protein 1, whose protein sequence is MAAELREALERRLRDLGIATVIAEHPQVFTVEEMMSHVQHMEGGHSKNLFLKDKKKKGFWLVTVLHNRQVNLNELGKKLGVGSGNLRFADENAMLEKLKVGQGCATPLALFCDQGDVRLVLDAALLHGGHEKVYFHPMTNSATMGLSPDDFLKFVRSTGHDPIIIHFDEDIQ, encoded by the exons aTGGCGGCCGAGCTGCGGGAGGCGCTGGAGCGGCGGCTGCGGGACCTGGGCATCGCCACCGTCATCGCCGAACACCCCCAG GTGTTCACTGTTGAAGAAATGATGTCCCACGTCCAACACATGGAAGGAGGTCACAGTAAAAACCTGTTTCttaaagacaaaaagaagaaagggtTCTGGCTGGTGACCGTCCTGCACAACAGGCAGGTCAATTTGAACGAACTTGGTAAAAAACTGGGCGTTGGAAGTGGAAACCTAAGATTTGCTGATGAGAACGCCATGCTGGAAAAGCTCAAAGTGGGTCAGGGCTGTGCCACGCCGCTCGCCCTCTTCTGTGACCAGGGGGATGTAAGGCTGGTGCTGGATGCTGCCTTGCTCCATGGGGGCCATGAAAAGGTGTATTTTCATCCAATGACAAATTCTGCAACCATGGGCTTAAGCCCCGATGACTTCCTGAAGTTTGTGAGATCAACAGGCCACGATCCCATCATCATACACTTTGATGAAGACATTCAGTAG